aatttgtggATCATTAATGAATACTTAATTAGCTTTgttatgatttattaatttatctttagtcAATAGCCTGTTGGTCGTAAGTTGGAAAATTCGTAATTCGAGTCGTAAATAGAAAGATacttgtaaatatatgtatacacacattACTACATTACCTTAACGCCCAAACACTCTACATTAGATATAATAGTCTCTATATCTTTCAAGCCTTCTTTGGCTAAACCTGCAGCGTCTCCTTTTCTCTTCGTTATTGTCCTCAAAATACTGGTAATTTTTGCAACAGAACTTTCCGTTTcgagtaaattaaaaagcgtTTCCATAGCTTGATCAGTCAGGCATAAACTTATCAAATGCGTTTGAACTTGAAATTTAGTTAACTTTCCATCGCGAGCATCCTGCAGTATGGAATAGATATCCTGATACTTGTCCTTCTCCACGCCGCAATACATTAACACAGCTTGTAGCAGCGACGTGTGATTTAAACGCactatgaaattattttctcgaaTTTGCGGTAACTCGTTAAAGATCTCCCATATAATGAAGATTAATTCAGCCTCtgtcattaaattgttatctATAGGACTAATGATGTCGAAAGCACATTCGTATAATTCTCTTGGATGAAATCCTCGAGCCTACGGTAATTTGATATGAacagaataatatattattgattcaACATATCAttcattctattattttaataaaagatttattttatatgatcataatgcattatttcagattaaatttcaacttcaacgagtaaaaaatataaaatttacttgtaaattatttaacataagaATTGTCTATGATATTCCATTAGAACAGTCAAAGGTGTCAATTTAGTAATTTCCTATTCTTATTTTCGCTTAATAAAGAACATTATTTACAAtgttagaattatttatatttaaatattttcaaaaatattctgtactgtataatacaacaaaattgaaaatattgaattaatggAATTAAAACAGCACTATTGACgattataaagttaatgtAATCATTTTAACTTAATGCATACCTTTTTATCTCTGAAGACACGTTCAATAGCATATCTTCGAATATGCGAGATGTTATTCCATACGACGTATCGAGCGAAAGGGGTACGGAGATCATGAGGTATAGAAACTATACTGCCGGTACGGGTCATCAATTTCACACTAGATTCGGTTAAGTTGGAATGCTGAACTGATTTAGGCATTAACAGTGGAGTCGCGAGATGTATCCCACCGtgcttttgaaatatttcgaTGATCTTTTGCTTCACGCTTTCTTGTAAAAACTGCTTTTTTGAGGAAAGAACACTTGGCATTCCCCTAATAGGCAAATTCATGTCATAAGTAATATCTTCCGCCGGCGTAACATCTTGCGTGAAGCATGATGCCACTAAATATTTGTATGCTTTACTTTGACTATTGGATAACGTATGGCGCATCACTTCTTGCAATTCCGTATCTTCCAACGGTGGGGGTAAATACGTAGAAGAGAGTAATTCCTGAGCAGTAGGTCGTTGGCTTGGATCATGAGTCAGCAGCCAACTAATACgagcaaagaatttaatattattattttgtatttcgtgtaaatttacaagtaattcccaatttaaaaattttaaaaattaaattttttggcaATACATAGTTAccttaatattcaataattttttgctaaatttttGAAAGGGTAAAATCAATTCCTGAAAATTGgcttaattttgttttatttattgtgtaaaaaattatttagaaagacGTGAAGAAAAATGAgttaattttcagaaattgattttaccttttcagaataaatttagacaattttctgaatttccaAGTTTGATTTTAGAATACTGTAACGTGCACTATCATATCGATTTATTTACCGTATGATATGAACTTGGGGCGTATCTGTTTCTGGTATATCAGGAggaaaaacaatttctttcgAGCGCAAATTTAACAGCATCTTGACACGCTCCATTCCGGTAGTTAATGGCTTGTACGTCAtttcaaaaaagataattCCCAAGCTGTAGATATCCACTTTTTGATTGTAAATCGCCTTGGCAGCTTTCGCGGAAAGTTCGGGTGCCACATATAGAGCTGTACCAACTTGACCAGTGAGAGATCCCAATTCTTCCACGTCATAACTTCCACCTGTCACCAAAAGACAATcgatataatttatcattaatatgtgttatataattgCGTGTATTTGTACCTTTCTCAAATTGTGATTCTTTATCGGCATCGATGGTCTGAACCAACGACAATATATTAGTCGTTGCCAGTCCGAAATCTCCTATCTTGACGTGATCGTTGCTATCGAGGAAGATATTTACGGGTTTCAAGTCTCTGTGTATCATACCCTGCTGATGAATATGCGCCAAACCTTCTACAATTTCTCGAAACAGTCTCCAGTAACGTTCCTCGTCTTCGTACAAACCATTATCTATGGCAGTTCTTAATGTGCTTTTCTCACAAAATTCCATTTGTATGTACATGAATTGTATCTCTTTTACCGTTACATCCTCGCTAGAGATTTCGGTATCTTTAACCTCATTGCTCGAAATGTCCGATGTCACTATGGATTTTTGTGATATACCATCTCTTTCGAATTCGATACTATCAGAAGATTCGATACGTAGCAAATTCCgcattctaaaaaaaaatttagattaatttaacaataagattTCTTTATGCAATATACCTcatctttttgtaaatataaaattacattatatattatattaaaattagatatatatttttttaaaatcaatttcctCCATAAACTATAGATGAactatagataaaataaattacattataccATACATCTGTTTTATTCATGTCTAttgtatattatgtttaaCGTTCATTAAAGAAactgattttaaaattttaattgctattCGTACGGTCTtagatgtttaatattatattaaaaaaaaaaaaaaaattatatcttacaGAAACGAGCAGTGTTCTTCGCTATCAGAATCAGTCGAAGCGTCGCTATTCTCATCGTCGCTATCAGCCACATTCGCCCGAGATTCATATGATATATTCCACTCAACGTCATTTAACGGTGGAGCAAACTTTTCTATTTCATCATTTTCCAGTTGCTAAAATTCAGGtcatgtgttttttttatatttatgcagGACAAAAAcctgattataattatgattttcaattaaattctaatCTATCTGAATTTTGagttcaattataaaatagaatgttGTTACAGCTTTTCCTGTTACGAACGACGTCATCatgaatataattacattaactAAGTCCACTTTGTCCTGTGTGTTGGGTGTTCTATCTGAAGATGTGGTGATCGGCGTGAATTGACTATGCCTAACCGAATCGTCCAGGGTGGCACTCTCAATCCACGAATTGTAATAACGCACTACATTCTCATGATTCATCCTAGAGAGCAGTTTCACTTCGCGCGTTATCTTCTTGTTCAGCTGTTTCTTCTTTGGATTCAATTCTATGCGTTTAATAGCGTAAATACCACCATCTAATTTATTTCTCACTTTCAGAACGTCACCGAAGGCTCCCTTTCCCAGCCACTTCAAGACTTCGAATTCGTTTCTTATTCGCGATTGTCTACCCATCGACGGTAAGTGTAATTGAATATCAATATCCGGTTCTTCCGGCTCTAAATTCGTCTCCTCCTCATCATGATCTGGTATCGTGGGCGATAAGCCACGTTCTAACGGTATTCTTATAAAACCATGTTGTTGCAATTGTTCTGCAGACCAACGCATTCTTTCGTCATCGATAAgacattttgaaataaaatcccTCAAATGAAGCTGAAAAAATACACTGTAAGGGCTATTGCACAAAATGCACAGTATATCATAAGTATAGTATAAGACCGGTGGACTAATAAACATCTTATGTAAATCAATATAACTTTATGCTAGGTATTAGTTGGTTTAAAGATCTTATATTTACGTATACTACGCTATACATTTTGTGTTTGGGTCTTTAGAATAAAACTTATGATTGAAACAACATAAACTTtcaataatagtaaataaaattaataaagtaaaatatataagatctttttaaattaaattttaataataagttcaCGATTAATAAATGCAGtcctatttttttcaaatttttgagtgtatataattttctttcaatttaaaatttacattttaaagtaGCATTGAAGAGAGAGTTATGAGAGAATTACACTCTTATGGGagagttttaaataatttaatcgcaaataaagtataagaataaaaaaaacaggattcgtaaaaaagaataaaatttatatatatcaagaacattttgaaaaaaaagtttatcatattattttggtataaaatatgtttcgtGTATAAAATGTTTCGTGAATTACATTGGAGAATCTCcttcaattttctttataaaatttagaaacggTCCAAATTTTTGAGTAATAGTATATgtgctataaaaaaaaactacctGTGGAATTACTGTTAGGTCGATTTCTTCTCCGGATATGATGGTTCCTTTCAGTAATGAAAGCAGTAATATTCCATATCTGTATATATCAGCTTTTTTACCACCTCGGCCTTGAATTGTTGGAAAATCATGTTCAGTCTTTGCAAAAGAATTTGAATGATACATATCTGACAGTCTTTTATCTAAAGAATAGTCGGACAATCTTACAAGACCCGTGTGGTCTATATAAATGCTGGTGTCGCGTAAATCTTTATGCACTACATTATTCTCGTGGAGGTATCGCAATGCCTCGAGGATACCCGTTGCCAAATGTCTCAGCATATCGACATCGACTGGAATGTTTTCCATCAAAAAGAAAGAGCATGTGGTTCCAACCTACTTTTACATATAAtcgatattataaatgtaaaaaccaTTCTTATGTCCATTtccattaatgtataaatcattgaaataattgaaaaaaaactttgattttgatttacagtaaaatttttattgaaacagataaataatattttgcttaaaaaattggtatttttatttaaaaaaatcaaaaagtaaaatatgaaaataattaataaagggtcgtttaactctttatttctttttaattttttgtctaaTTCTAATTGAGTCTTGTCTAACtagaaaatgataaagttACAAACCGAGAATCAAACTTAATCTCCATTAATACAAATGGTCATTagtcttataaaatattactgttACAAATATGTGAGCACATATTTACATACCACGAATTCTTGAAGCACGTAAATCACCACGTTATTGTTGTTCTGCATGTATTTcatgtttaaataatgcacGAGATTCGGATGATGCAATCTGTACAAATGATTTAGCTCTTGCTCCAAGCTGGCGATCTGCTTCATGGCGTGATGTATATCGATGGCTTCTCGGGTGCAACCGCCGTTCGCTATCGCCGTGCATTTCAGTGTCCATTCTGTTATGGCCAATAGTTCACCGGTGGTCATGTCTACACCAGCGTAAACCACAGAACCCTTCGCGCTGTGCCCCAGGCATTTTCCTCGGTGCACTTGTCTCTCGCCTTTATTGCTGTCGAAATGGATGAGCTTCGTACCTCTGTGCTCACACAAAGACCCTTCGGAACTTTCGGACGTGCTGACACATCGACGTCTGAAACGGTTCGTCCCTCGCTCGTGCGGCGATGACGGTATGGATCGAAAGACGGTATGGGTGTCAAAATCCGAAGCTAGTCGAACCGTTTCTCTCCGAGTGCGCATTTCAGCCTTCAAGGCCTCTTGACGTTTTTGAATGGCATCTTGCAGAACCTGAAGTATACgtgataatagtaataaagcTTCGTAAAATGTAATCGAGATACAAAATAGACAGAAGGTATAGATATATAACACATGTTAAATCAAACCTGTCTCTCTTTATCCTCCTTCATCTGCTTCTCTTGCATTTCACACTGTATCCTCTCCTGATTTCTCAATACCATCTCCTCATAAAAGCTGCTGTAACCTGGTTTATTATGCTCGTGCAAGTACTTTTGAACATGTTGACTAAATTCAAAGATCATAACTTCGCCCCTTAACTTTTGTGCCAGGTTTTCAAGTTCCGATGACAAGACTGCGACCTGTTGATGGGACAAACCTCTGCTATTTTGCAGCTGAATAGTTGGTACtctaaaatgtcaaataatcatagatttatatatttagatccAACCAAAACTAAGAGAAAAAATCaatcatattaatataaatcttacaATAATTGTGAAGCTGTTTTTTACTGAACGCAGCCATTGCAAAGTAAAAGTACTATGGAGAGATGGAAAACTTACTCATCAGGATATTTGTCGCAGCATGTAATGTGCAGATCTATTTGTGCGTGAATCTCTGCTGGTCCGGACATACCTTTCTGCGGTGTCAAGGTAACAACAATATCCAGAGGCTGCCATTTCTTCTTGTTCTTATTCTTCCTTAAGTCATGCAACTCATCCCCAAAAATGGACTGTTATAAATGACAAAGTAGAATTATTAAGAAACTGTGACACAGAATTTAAAGAACATCCTTCTGTGTTACGTATAGGGATAGGCAATACCTTTAAGACTTCCAATTCATTTTGTTGCCGGACCTTGCACGATTCAACGTGAGACATTTTGCCACGTCGTTATTCGCCCATCGTACGTAGCTCAGCGAGttcaaaataaaacgtaatgatctgaaaagaaagagaaagaggaaagtcGTGCTTAATCTTGCGCGTATGTGATCTCAAGGATAAATCTAGCAAAAAACGAATAGCGGCGtctgttaaaaaaagttgTGTGTATACTGCACATGTGTATCACGATAAACGCATCGATGAGGAAAAGCGCCACGATTACGAGCAATCAGAATCTGTAAGTCGCGTCTGTTTACCTGGACTCGCTGTGTGCATGTAGGACTACATCGCGATAAGTTTTGTGATACTCGATAATATTCAAGACACCCCAGGAATATCAAGTACAACTTATTCAATCAGCTCCGACCAGCTCCGACGTTTACTCCAACACGTTCCAGTCTGCTCTAACCTAACTGCACTTTTTGATTTGTCGTAGAACACCGTACAAATAGATACGCCCGCAGAAAAGCAAGAGGAACGACCTCTTATTGATAAGTTTCGAAACGTGATTTTGAAGAATTGAGAAGCAAACAtataatttcatgtaaaaaaatatgcaattgcataattttatcaatatttgtgctaagataatattaaacttaatataattaccgTACCTTAAAAGTGAATTAATGACAtatatttgtt
This sequence is a window from Monomorium pharaonis isolate MP-MQ-018 chromosome 3, ASM1337386v2, whole genome shotgun sequence. Protein-coding genes within it:
- the LOC105831880 gene encoding eIF-2-alpha kinase GCN2, producing MSHVESCKVRQQNELEVLKSIFGDELHDLRKNKNKKKWQPLDIVVTLTPQKGMSGPAEIHAQIDLHITCCDKYPDEVPTIQLQNSRGLSHQQVAVLSSELENLAQKLRGEVMIFEFSQHVQKYLHEHNKPGYSSFYEEMVLRNQERIQCEMQEKQMKEDKERQVLQDAIQKRQEALKAEMRTRRETVRLASDFDTHTVFRSIPSSPHERGTNRFRRRCVSTSESSEGSLCEHRGTKLIHFDSNKGERQVHRGKCLGHSAKGSVVYAGVDMTTGELLAITEWTLKCTAIANGGCTREAIDIHHAMKQIASLEQELNHLYRLHHPNLVHYLNMKYMQNNNNVVIYVLQEFVVGTTCSFFLMENIPVDVDMLRHLATGILEALRYLHENNVVHKDLRDTSIYIDHTGLVRLSDYSLDKRLSDMYHSNSFAKTEHDFPTIQGRGGKKADIYRYGILLLSLLKGTIISGEEIDLTVIPQLHLRDFISKCLIDDERMRWSAEQLQQHGFIRIPLERGLSPTIPDHDEEETNLEPEEPDIDIQLHLPSMGRQSRIRNEFEVLKWLGKGAFGDVLKVRNKLDGGIYAIKRIELNPKKKQLNKKITREVKLLSRMNHENVVRYYNSWIESATLDDSVRHSQFTPITTSSDRTPNTQDKVDLVNQLENDEIEKFAPPLNDVEWNISYESRANVADSDDENSDASTDSDSEEHCSFLMRNLLRIESSDSIEFERDGISQKSIVTSDISSNEVKDTEISSEDVTVKEIQFMYIQMEFCEKSTLRTAIDNGLYEDEERYWRLFREIVEGLAHIHQQGMIHRDLKPVNIFLDSNDHVKIGDFGLATTNILSLVQTIDADKESQFEKGGSYDVEELGSLTGQVGTALYVAPELSAKAAKAIYNQKVDIYSLGIIFFEMTYKPLTTGMERVKMLLNLRSKEIVFPPDIPETDTPQVHIIRWLLTHDPSQRPTAQELLSSTYLPPPLEDTELQEVMRHTLSNSQSKAYKYLVASCFTQDVTPAEDITYDMNLPIRGMPSVLSSKKQFLQESVKQKIIEIFQKHGGIHLATPLLMPKSVQHSNLTESSVKLMTRTGSIVSIPHDLRTPFARYVVWNNISHIRRYAIERVFRDKKARGFHPRELYECAFDIISPIDNNLMTEAELIFIIWEIFNELPQIRENNFIVRLNHTSLLQAVLMYCGVEKDKYQDIYSILQDARDGKLTKFQVQTHLISLCLTDQAMETLFNLLETESSVAKITSILRTITKRKGDAAGLAKEGLKDIETIISNVECLGVKWPITVVPLLTYNVQQYSGVIYQITCELKHRRRRGGQDIIAAGGRYDKMLISFRKVLERTGMASKETKQYGAGISISLDKLVSAVTETCEGGESKCGIDVAVCCEGSLENEGRREKDLINVLREIWSLGLKVTTLDLCTMEEILEYCRENSISHIVLLRNGTLRVQTWERDRFQEKKWNTIQDIVEYLQRQSETTLPILNRSESKMSGNDVSITNSNPVNVNINFILSERDKLSGSGRRSFKNTILAQMSSYLQRISYKVPVEIFAVFLEMSVLRTMISFLEIDEEEQIFQKSIQIVIDKHPRHKKYIKQICEEMRELRNEKSKPVEILYSLIDSKHVTLI